GCAGAATGGGACCGCCGTGAGCGGATGTGTGAGGAATGCGAGTATGGGGAGATGGCAGACGGAACGCTCTGGTAAAAACCGGGATTAGTGGTGCTCTCCCTGCACCCACCGCTCCCCGTCCGGCGTATACTCCTTCTTCCAGATCGGGACCCGCTCCTTGAGCCGCTCGATGATATATTCGCATCCCTCAAACGCCTCCCGCCGATGGCCTGCACCGACCAGGATCAGGACGATGTTATCCCCGACTCTCAGGTCGCCGATCCGGTGGATGATATCGACGGATTTGATCGGAAACTTCGCAAACGCCTCATCCCGGATCACCTCAAGTTCCT
This DNA window, taken from Methanocalculus alkaliphilus, encodes the following:
- a CDS encoding molybdenum cofactor biosynthesis protein MoaE — encoded protein: MVVTVTQEDFDINRLIEERKAPDMGAMVSFIGIVRDDGIERIELEAHQEVAVEELEVIRDEAFAKFPIKSVDIIHRIGDLRVGDNIVLILVGAGHRREAFEGCEYIIERLKERVPIWKKEYTPDGERWVQGEHH